One Oryza brachyantha chromosome 3, ObraRS2, whole genome shotgun sequence DNA segment encodes these proteins:
- the LOC102716199 gene encoding cysteine-rich repeat secretory protein 55-like translates to MAFSSKAACRCLVLVSFALLPLSMAMDPIGSYCSGNSLGLAGNSKAVASINSVLTDLVSQGSAGGGFATSSAGEGPNVIYGLAQCRGDVSAGDCQACLAAAANQILTCNYQSDSRIWYDYCFMRYENENFIGQMDTKVGVIVFNTQPMENAKAFQKTVGKVVGKATAAASAAGSGGLRRAKGQYTPFVTIYGLAQCTRDLLPLACAQCLSTAVSRFDDYCGALQGCQVNYSSYRVRYEIYPFYFPLATGVRTATTDMTKYTKIVVHR, encoded by the exons ATGGCATTCAGCAGCAAAGCAGCTTGCCGTTGCTTGGTACTTGTGTCCTTTGCGTTGCTCCCACTGAGCATGGCCATGGACCCCATTGGCAGCTACTGCTCCGGGAACAGCTTGGGCTTGGCCGGCAACAGCAAGGCCGTGGCCAGCATCAACTCCGTCCTTACCGACCTCGTCTCCCAGGGCTCCGCCGGTGGCGGCTTCGCCACGTCCTCCGCCGGGGAAGGCCCCAACGTCATCTACGGTCTGGCGCAATGCCGCGGCGACGTCTCCGCCGGCGACTGCCAggcctgcctcgccgccgccgccaaccagATCCTCACTTGCAACTATCAGTCTGACTCCAGAATATG GTATGACTACTGCTTCATGCGGTACGAGAACGAGAACTTCATCGGGCAGATGGACACGAAGGTCGGCGTGATCGTTTTCAACACGCAGCCGATGGAGAATGCCAAGGCGTTCCAAAAGACGGTGGGGAAGGTGGTGgggaaggcgacggcggcggcatcggcggcgggCAGCGGCGGGCTGAGGAGGGCGAAGGGCCAGTACACGCCGTTCGTCACCATCTATGGGCTGGCGCAGTGCACGCGGGACCTGCTGCCGCTGGCGTGCGCGCAGTGCCTCTCGACGGCGGTGTCCAGGTTCGACGACTACTGCGGCGCGCTACAGGGGTGCCAGGTCAACTACAGCAGCTACCGGGTACGCTACGAGATATACCCGTTCTACTTCCCGCTCGCCACCGGCGTGCGCACGGCCACCACGGACATGACCAAATACACCAAGATCGTCGTGCACCGCTAA
- the LOC102716484 gene encoding cysteine-rich repeat secretory protein 55-like, producing the protein MALISSTAACRCLVLVSFALLPLSMAMDPIGNYCSGNSLAGNGKAVASINSVLTDLVSKGSAGGGFATSSAGKGPNVIYGLAQCRGDVSAGDCQACLASAANQILTCNYQSDSRIWYDYCFMRYENENFIGQTDSDVGVILVNTQTMDNGKAFQKAVGKVVGKATATASTAGSGGLGRAKDQYTPFVTVYGLAQCTRDLSPLGCAQCLSTAVSRFGDYCGAQQGCQINYSSCRVRYEIYPFYFPLATGARTATTDMTKYTKIVVHR; encoded by the exons ATGGCATTGATCAGCAGCACAGCAGCTTGCCGTTGCTTGGTACTTGTGTCCTTTGCCTTGCTCCCACTGAGCATGGCCATGGACCCCATTGGCAACTACTGCTCCGGGAACAGCTTGGCCGGCAACGGCAAGGCCGTGGCCAGCATCAACTCCGTCCTCACCGACCTCGTCTCCAAGGGCTCCGCCGGTGGCGGCTTCGCCACGTCCTCCGCCGGGAAAGGCCCCAACGTCATCTACGGTCTGGCGCAATGCCGCGGCGACGTCTCCGCCGGCGACTGCCAGGCctgcctcgcctccgccgccaacCAGATCCTCACCTGCAACTATCAGTCTGACTCCAGAATTTG GTATGACTACTGCTTCATGCGGTACGAGAACGAGAACTTCATCGGGCAGACGGACTCGGACGTCGGCGTGATCCTGGTGAACACGCAGACGATGGACAACGGCAAGGCGTTCCAGAAGGCGGTGGGGAAGGTGGTCGggaaggcgacggcgacggcgtcgacggccggcagcggcgggctgGGGAGGGCGAAGGACCAGTACACGCCGTTCGTCACCGTCTACGGGCTGGCGCAGTGCACGCGGGACCTGTCGCCGCTGGGGTGCGCGCAGTGCCTCTCGACGGCGGTGTCCAGGTTCGGCGACTACTGCGGCGCGCAGCAGGGCTGCCAGATCAACTACAGCAGCTGCCGGGTGCGCTACGAGATATACCCGTTCTACTTCCCGCTCGCCACCGGCGCGCGCACGGCCACCACGGACATGACCAAATACACCAAGATCGTCGTGCACCGCTAA